From Streptomyces sp. TLI_235, a single genomic window includes:
- a CDS encoding trans-aconitate 2-methyltransferase has translation MSATGWDPAQYLRFADERTRPLHELVARMPALPAAPVVLDIGCGPGNSTAVLRERWPDAHLTGIDDSPEMLATARATGEPRAAYRLADARSWDPADAAPDAIVSNATLQWLNPDGATGPDHLPLVARWAAALKPGGVLAFQVPGNFDAPSHALLADLRGSARWRDALGTGAQRAGVHDPADYLHTLLGADCTADVWETTYLTLLTGPDPVLQWVKGTALRPVLSRLADPADREEFLAAYGALLREAYPEREHGTVFPFRRIFAVARRR, from the coding sequence ATGTCCGCCACCGGTTGGGACCCCGCGCAGTACCTCCGCTTCGCCGACGAACGCACCCGCCCGCTGCACGAACTCGTCGCCCGGATGCCCGCCCTGCCCGCCGCCCCGGTCGTCCTCGACATCGGCTGCGGCCCCGGCAACTCCACCGCCGTCCTGCGCGAGCGCTGGCCCGACGCCCACCTCACCGGCATCGACGACTCCCCGGAGATGCTCGCCACCGCCCGTGCCACCGGCGAGCCCCGCGCCGCCTACCGGCTCGCCGACGCCCGCAGCTGGGACCCGGCCGACGCCGCCCCCGACGCCATCGTCTCCAACGCCACCCTGCAGTGGCTCAACCCCGACGGCGCCACCGGGCCGGACCACCTGCCCCTGGTCGCCCGCTGGGCGGCCGCCCTCAAGCCCGGCGGCGTCCTCGCCTTCCAGGTGCCCGGCAACTTCGACGCCCCCAGCCACGCCCTGCTCGCCGACCTCCGCGGCAGCGCCCGCTGGCGGGACGCCCTCGGCACCGGGGCCCAGCGGGCCGGCGTCCACGACCCCGCCGACTACCTGCACACCCTGCTCGGCGCCGACTGCACCGCCGACGTCTGGGAGACCACCTACCTCACCCTGCTCACCGGCCCCGACCCGGTGCTCCAGTGGGTCAAGGGCACGGCGCTGCGGCCCGTCCTCTCCCGGCTCGCCGACCCGGCCGACCGGGAGGAGTTCCTGGCCGCCTACGGCGCGCTGCTGCGCGAGGCCTACCCGGAGCGGGAGCACGGCACGGTCTTCCCGTTCCGCCGGATCTTCGCCGTCGCCCGGCGCCGCTGA
- a CDS encoding galactokinase, translating into MTGFQSVHDGAAPAGVWAAPGRVNLIGEHTDYNDGFVLPVALPQAARAAVRLRTDGLLRLHSEQTGGGTVELRVADLVPGSVDGWAKYPAAVVWTLRAAGYRVGGADIDIDSDVPTGAGLSSSAAVECVVAAAYNDLHGLGLDRPALARLAQRAENEFVGVPCGIMDQMASVCCTEGNALLLDTRDLAQRQVPLDLAGAGLRLLVVDTRVKHDLADGAYAELRAGCERAAALLGLPALRDLDPAGLDAALDRLPTELRPLVRHVVTENARVQQAIAHLDLGDLAALGPILTAGHASLRDDYRVSCPETDLAVETAVAAGALGARMTGGGFGGSVIALTAADTLDTVAAAVTSAFTDAGYAAPRTFTAIPAPGAHRIS; encoded by the coding sequence ATGACCGGTTTCCAGTCCGTCCACGACGGCGCCGCCCCGGCAGGGGTCTGGGCGGCACCCGGCCGGGTCAACCTGATCGGCGAACACACCGACTACAACGACGGCTTCGTGCTGCCCGTGGCCCTGCCGCAGGCCGCCCGCGCCGCCGTCAGGCTCCGCACCGACGGCCTGCTCCGCCTGCACAGCGAGCAGACCGGCGGCGGCACCGTGGAGCTCCGGGTCGCCGACCTCGTCCCCGGCAGTGTGGACGGCTGGGCCAAGTACCCGGCCGCCGTGGTGTGGACGCTGCGCGCGGCCGGGTACCGGGTCGGCGGCGCCGACATCGACATCGACAGCGACGTGCCGACCGGGGCGGGCCTCTCCTCCTCGGCCGCCGTCGAGTGCGTCGTCGCCGCGGCCTACAACGACCTGCACGGCCTCGGCCTCGACCGCCCGGCGCTCGCCCGGCTCGCCCAGCGCGCCGAGAACGAGTTCGTCGGCGTCCCCTGCGGGATCATGGACCAGATGGCCTCGGTCTGCTGCACCGAGGGCAACGCCCTCCTCCTCGACACCCGCGACCTCGCCCAGCGGCAGGTCCCGCTCGACCTCGCCGGGGCCGGCCTGCGGCTCCTGGTCGTCGACACCCGGGTCAAGCACGACCTCGCCGACGGCGCCTACGCCGAGCTGCGGGCCGGCTGCGAACGCGCCGCCGCACTCCTCGGCCTGCCCGCCCTGCGGGACCTCGACCCGGCGGGCCTGGACGCCGCCCTCGACCGGCTGCCCACGGAACTGCGGCCGCTGGTCCGGCACGTGGTCACCGAGAACGCCCGCGTCCAGCAGGCGATCGCCCACCTCGACCTCGGCGACCTCGCCGCCCTCGGGCCGATCCTCACCGCCGGACACGCCTCGCTCCGCGACGACTACCGCGTCTCCTGCCCCGAGACCGACCTCGCCGTGGAGACCGCCGTCGCGGCCGGCGCGCTCGGCGCCCGGATGACCGGCGGCGGATTCGGCGGCTCCGTCATCGCCCTGACCGCCGCCGACACCCTCGACACCGTCGCCGCCGCCGTCACCAGCGCCTTCACCGACGCCGGCTACGCCGCCCCCCGCACCTTCACCGCGATCCCCGCCCCCGGCGCCCACCGCATCAGCTGA
- a CDS encoding FlaA1/EpsC-like NDP-sugar epimerase, which translates to MSPNSTAARPDAQSVAAAGVAAEPPGLRTLVIGGGSAGSALVRDLLRTPEFGLAPVGVLDDDPGKAGTAVDGVPVLGPLAELTPLAVTHRAQVVVLAIPGLPHQQVRALATAAAAAGVAVRYLPSFLSALRREVVGSDLRSLDVNKLIGRHEVHVVSADVRAVIEGRRVLVTGAGGSIGSELCRQVHAFGPSELYMLDHDESNLHRLQLDIWGEALLTDDSLVIADIRDRPRIQQIFRDLRPEVVFHAAAHKHLPLLERHPSEAVKSNVLGTDHLVEAALATGVERFVLISTDKAADPTSVLGASKRLAELIVQANARDARNLGTGVFSAVRFGNVLGSRGSLLSVLAEQLRSGGPVTITHPDVTRFFMTIEEAVGLVLEAGRMAEGGEVFVLDMGEPVRIVDLVHNFARQVQLGAEEVEIRYTGLRAGEKLNEALFSEGEERLPTEHGRIFATVAGGGGPEDLAGGLTGLYEAARGNVDAEVRERLAELLPGYRTPEVVPVPALASPYPDGF; encoded by the coding sequence ATGTCGCCGAACAGCACTGCCGCCCGTCCCGATGCACAGTCCGTTGCCGCCGCAGGGGTGGCCGCCGAGCCGCCGGGCCTGCGCACCCTGGTGATCGGCGGTGGCTCCGCCGGGTCGGCGCTGGTCCGCGACCTGCTCCGGACCCCGGAGTTCGGACTCGCCCCGGTCGGCGTCCTGGACGACGACCCGGGCAAGGCGGGCACCGCCGTGGACGGGGTGCCGGTGCTGGGCCCGCTGGCGGAGCTGACGCCGCTGGCGGTGACCCACCGCGCGCAGGTGGTGGTGCTGGCGATCCCGGGGCTGCCGCACCAGCAGGTACGGGCGCTGGCGACGGCGGCGGCCGCGGCCGGGGTGGCCGTCCGCTACCTGCCGTCCTTCCTGTCGGCGCTGCGCCGCGAGGTGGTCGGCTCGGACCTGCGCAGCCTGGACGTCAACAAGCTGATCGGCCGTCACGAGGTCCACGTGGTCTCGGCGGACGTGCGGGCGGTGATCGAGGGCCGCCGGGTGCTGGTGACGGGCGCGGGCGGTTCGATCGGCAGCGAGCTCTGCCGCCAGGTGCACGCCTTCGGCCCGTCCGAGCTGTACATGCTGGACCACGACGAGTCGAACCTGCACCGGCTGCAGTTGGACATCTGGGGCGAGGCGCTGCTCACCGACGACTCGCTGGTGATCGCCGACATCCGGGACCGGCCGCGGATCCAGCAGATCTTCCGCGACCTGCGGCCCGAGGTGGTCTTCCACGCGGCGGCGCACAAGCACCTGCCGCTGCTGGAACGGCATCCGAGCGAGGCGGTCAAGTCGAACGTCCTGGGCACGGACCACCTGGTGGAGGCGGCGCTGGCCACCGGCGTGGAGCGGTTCGTGCTGATCTCCACCGACAAGGCGGCCGATCCGACCTCGGTGCTGGGGGCGAGCAAGCGGCTGGCCGAGCTGATCGTCCAGGCGAACGCCCGCGACGCCCGGAACCTGGGCACCGGGGTGTTCTCGGCGGTGCGCTTCGGCAACGTGCTGGGCTCGCGGGGCTCGCTGCTCTCGGTGCTGGCGGAGCAGCTGCGCAGCGGCGGCCCGGTGACCATCACCCACCCGGACGTGACCCGGTTCTTCATGACCATCGAGGAGGCCGTCGGCCTGGTGCTGGAGGCCGGGCGGATGGCGGAGGGCGGCGAGGTCTTCGTCCTGGACATGGGCGAGCCGGTCCGGATCGTCGACCTGGTGCACAACTTCGCCCGGCAGGTGCAGCTCGGCGCCGAGGAGGTGGAGATCCGCTACACCGGCCTGCGGGCGGGCGAGAAGCTCAACGAGGCACTGTTCTCGGAGGGCGAGGAGCGGCTGCCGACCGAGCACGGCCGGATCTTCGCCACGGTGGCGGGCGGCGGCGGCCCGGAGGACCTGGCGGGCGGGCTGACCGGGCTGTACGAGGCGGCCCGGGGAAACGTGGACGCCGAGGTGCGCGAGCGGCTGGCGGAGCTGCTGCCGGGCTACCGGACGCCCGAGGTCGTGCCGGTGCCTGCACTGGCCTCCCCGTACCCGGACGGCTTCTGA
- a CDS encoding LuxR family two component transcriptional regulator translates to MGRIRVLVVDDHRIFAEALAAALAAESEIEVGAAGSSAAAERALERAAAEGRPYDIALVDADLTPAPGRPLPPRARGRPPVAVVPMPRREAPPGLSAGDGIALVGRICRAHPALRAVVLATGDDPRRAVRALQAGASGWVAKESSLGRLLAVVRGVLRDETHLPPALLTGVVRELTSARRDRTESERLVGTLTPREEEVLRCMVAGLGRQAVAERLYLSPHTVRTHMQNVLGKLGVHSTLAAVAVARRAGITPSEPLPPPASAPPPHPPTVASNAGPGVG, encoded by the coding sequence ATGGGACGTATTCGCGTCCTGGTGGTCGACGACCACCGCATCTTCGCCGAGGCACTGGCCGCGGCGCTCGCCGCCGAGTCCGAGATCGAGGTCGGCGCGGCCGGCAGTTCGGCCGCGGCCGAACGCGCGCTGGAGCGCGCCGCCGCCGAGGGCCGCCCGTACGACATCGCCCTGGTGGACGCCGACCTGACCCCTGCGCCCGGCCGCCCGCTGCCGCCCAGGGCCCGCGGCCGCCCCCCGGTCGCCGTGGTGCCGATGCCGCGCCGCGAGGCGCCCCCCGGTCTGTCGGCCGGCGACGGGATCGCCCTGGTGGGCCGGATCTGCCGTGCTCATCCCGCGCTGCGCGCGGTGGTGCTCGCGACCGGCGACGACCCGCGCCGCGCGGTCCGCGCGCTGCAGGCGGGTGCCTCGGGCTGGGTCGCCAAGGAGAGCTCGCTGGGGCGGCTGCTGGCCGTCGTCCGCGGTGTGCTGCGTGACGAGACGCATCTGCCGCCGGCCCTGCTGACCGGCGTGGTACGGGAGTTGACCAGCGCGCGGCGGGACCGGACGGAGAGCGAGCGCCTCGTCGGCACACTGACCCCGCGGGAGGAGGAGGTGCTGCGCTGCATGGTCGCCGGTCTCGGCCGGCAGGCCGTCGCCGAGCGGCTGTACCTCTCCCCGCACACCGTCCGCACCCATATGCAGAACGTCCTCGGCAAGTTGGGGGTGCACTCCACCCTCGCGGCCGTCGCGGTGGCCCGCCGGGCGGGGATCACGCCCTCCGAGCCGCTGCCCCCGCCCGCCTCGGCTCCGCCACCGCATCCGCCGACCGTCGCCTCGAACGCAGGCCCGGGCGTCGGCTGA
- a CDS encoding TetR family transcriptional regulator, whose product MTRPLQHDVGVNGSNADTADGHQHAPSGDGGAVGRTRSTPAARGGRSGGRVRMTGKQRREQLLEIGRSVFAERGYDGTSVEEIAERAGVSKPVVYEHFGGKEGLYAVVVDREMQLLLDMVTGALTGGHSRELLEQAAFALMDYIDTSTDGFKILVRDSPVAQSTGSFASLISDIATQVEDILGLEFKSRGFDPRLAPMYSQMLVGMVALTGQWWLEVRKPQKSEVAAHLVNLAWHGLEGLERHPKLVGERQA is encoded by the coding sequence ATGACCCGCCCGCTGCAGCATGATGTAGGGGTGAACGGGAGCAACGCAGACACCGCGGACGGCCATCAGCACGCACCGAGCGGGGACGGCGGCGCGGTGGGCCGCACCCGCTCCACCCCCGCGGCGCGCGGCGGCCGGTCGGGCGGCCGGGTCCGGATGACCGGCAAGCAGCGCCGCGAGCAGCTGCTGGAGATCGGCCGGTCGGTGTTCGCGGAGCGCGGCTACGACGGCACCTCGGTGGAGGAGATCGCCGAGCGGGCGGGCGTGTCCAAGCCGGTGGTCTACGAGCACTTCGGCGGCAAGGAGGGGCTGTACGCGGTCGTCGTCGACCGCGAGATGCAGCTGCTGCTGGACATGGTGACCGGGGCGCTGACCGGCGGGCACTCCCGGGAGCTGCTGGAGCAGGCGGCGTTCGCGCTGATGGACTACATCGACACCTCGACCGACGGTTTCAAGATCCTCGTGCGGGACTCCCCGGTCGCGCAGTCGACCGGCAGCTTCGCCTCGCTGATCAGCGACATCGCCACCCAGGTCGAGGACATCCTGGGGCTGGAGTTCAAATCCCGGGGCTTCGACCCCAGGCTGGCACCGATGTACTCGCAGATGCTGGTCGGGATGGTCGCGCTCACCGGCCAGTGGTGGCTGGAGGTGCGCAAGCCGCAGAAGTCCGAAGTGGCCGCCCATCTGGTGAATCTGGCGTGGCACGGCCTGGAGGGCCTGGAGCGGCATCCGAAGCTGGTGGGCGAACGGCAGGCGTGA
- a CDS encoding MarR family transcriptional regulator, whose product MKTLDVKRLHIDTSPDTLIVMEDEVDRLVAAWRRERPDLDVEPLEVLSRVSRLARHLDRARRTAFAEHGLEPWEFDVLTALRRAGTPYQLSPGQLLTQTLVTSGTMTNRIDRLTGKGLVRRLPDPDDRRGVLVRLTDDGRDKADQALAGLLAHERELLAQLSSGQQGELAALLRCLVAPFDQAG is encoded by the coding sequence GTGAAAACTCTCGATGTCAAGAGACTTCACATCGACACATCCCCCGATACACTGATCGTCATGGAGGACGAGGTCGACCGTCTGGTCGCAGCATGGCGCCGTGAGCGCCCCGACCTCGACGTGGAACCGCTCGAGGTGCTCAGCCGGGTCAGTCGACTCGCCCGGCACCTCGACCGCGCCCGCCGCACCGCCTTCGCCGAGCACGGTCTGGAGCCCTGGGAGTTCGACGTGCTGACGGCGCTGCGCCGGGCCGGCACGCCCTACCAGCTCTCCCCCGGCCAGCTGCTCACCCAGACCCTGGTCACCTCCGGCACCATGACCAACCGGATCGACCGGCTCACCGGCAAGGGCCTCGTCCGCCGCCTGCCCGACCCGGACGACCGGCGCGGCGTCCTCGTCCGGCTCACCGACGACGGCCGCGACAAGGCCGACCAGGCGCTCGCCGGCCTGCTCGCCCACGAGCGCGAGCTCCTCGCCCAGCTCAGCTCCGGGCAGCAGGGTGAACTCGCCGCCCTGCTGCGCTGCCTCGTCGCCCCCTTCGACCAGGCCGGCTGA